A genomic region of Aspergillus oryzae RIB40 DNA, chromosome 1 contains the following coding sequences:
- a CDS encoding uncharacterized protein (superfamily II DNA helicase) has product MRNHWRTVHGWSQHARGGRTTREQRQSQEAELRRSYMIVTCQQIFPSRRGSHYIHIRGGQQKEPYIPVRTEQVNQAIQQVTAAWEAMKTQTGPSGTGEIHDANSWLRVTGWTRYLQEFTTPSDFDALRAMVATPLPDADDPVEQGVWRMWVAMEGVVRKSQWTVQHTGQAIRIEAVRSAKGQTPYRPLLAYMDPDSVVKHMQPWQQILAFIARTQVPRTEKHPPYGMTPRQRKKWRQLWQMATAHSPTAENDKEDSGEDDPEPPQWRMSDMERACLEFCIELMNQTYHAQEYESVLICAMAVLGRGEFGWRDPESYPPILSRVIKIARFMIVQKALCAAAMDDIEADSAYGSGVEDEPPSSPPTSPMRNGDPASRIPWSQTPSRKTFQEQVTWMVSQLMVRGTHTPMETLQDWRTYGLRIHYNTTTPGHVTWMHPDRLLYKHMQFTMGDFRGFVHGLTGVTRQILCQELMFGKTPAIPWHALYDDPTQGAVGWSFLRDQRTAWPVEGAQWIMERVRAEPDVQAHFIHRRQPTQFQPRLVMQYLQRVARFKEKLAVLVHVVGGQPSRAPELLSLQYINTETNQRRNIFIEDGMVTLVSAYHKGFYASNDVKVISRYVPREVGELIIWYLWLVLPFVQQLEAWHRCPAGESSEPPSGPTIPPTTSPSKPPPASTSPYIWGPDPGTQREWKSERFREVLKRETKMRLQYAVNIQAYREIAIGISRRWMRPSSAFPSNVQEEKAPEVPPECDMDEDQWMEAIADEQATHSPHTAGMIYARDIMEQPGTTARRRAMFRLSSTDWHRFLGFAADGAPVEAAGKRKRSPWEDEAEQGRVMRRHRLNTMDMTSALQQMTGQAAIQFRGVQAPALRAIQDGESPVVAVMPTGGGKSMLFMLPTFAEPSGTTIVVVPLISLRGDMMRRCQGLGIACVSWESRRPPDDATIVLVTPESAVTDDFHTFINRLQQTRRLDRIVIDECHVVLHDQRDFRPELRQLGRLNHARTQMVLLTATLPPTLEPSLLQRMEYQTDQVRVLRDRTGRPNVAYRRVPGGLMWFTRAPVLAFIRERIQRAGRGKVIIYANAIRQVRELAQILQCEAYYSQQIDKPSILQRFTQGQTQVITATSALGMGVDIPDIRCIIHIGIPRTLLDYAQESGRAGRDGQPSEAIIIQPDGPVEGDEPVQDYMDVVPGVGCRRYVLDGYLDGPVDGYERRYCRDENAEEMRCNGCNPNWQLPSSSGCSAHADCTDHSDRAHRAHRAGHSDNRGPRANPRPSTPEDSRDSPRNGSIVSQAPLVPIGERQRQRVQAQRQAAPDIQQRIQDAEQWLDEELVEQDTPQWRRTCYICTIQGHGWNEYDLYSCRSLASRAARDWMLFIRSLKIQYPPYSACWGCGMPQSMCPRWKTRDWTNCEYRDVIIPMVAAMLYGPWASRVQPLWARRLQGFGVDWQDLPQVKRFFGQATAGAKGQHSHLFASFCWLRRIYIELEQCQRD; this is encoded by the exons ATGCGCAATCACTGGCGGACGGTCCACGGATGGTCCCAGCATGCCCGAGGGGGCCGAACCACGCGGGAGCAGCGACAATCCCAGGAAGCAGAGCTGCGGCGGTCGTATATGATTGTGACATGTCAGCAGATATTCCCGTCGCGGAGAGGATCCCATTATATCCATATCCGTGGGGGCCAGCAGAAAGAACCGTACATTCCCGTGCGCACGGAGCAGGTGAACCAGGCGATCCAGCAGGTTACCGCAGCGTGGGAGGCAATGAAGACCCAGACTGGACCCAGTGGGACCGGGGAGATCCACGATGCCAATTCGTGGCTGCGGGTGACCGGATGGACCCGGTATTTGCAGGAGTTTACCACCCCCAGTGATTTTGATGCATTGCGCGCCATGGTGGCCACCCCGTTACCCGACGCGGACGACCCCGTGGAGCAGGGTGTGTGGCGTATGTGGGTAGCTATGGAAGGCGTGGTGCGCAAGAGCCAGTGGACGGTGCAGCATACCGGACAAGCCATTCGGATTGAAGCGGTGCGGTCCGCGAAGGGCCAGACACCATACCGTCCATTGCTGGCATATATGGATCCAGACAGCGTGGTCAAACACatgcagccatggcagcaGATATTGGCATTCATCGCCCGCACACAGGTCCCGCGCACCGAGAAGCATCCGCCATATGGGATGACGCCGCGGCAGCGGAAAAAATGGCGTCAACTGTGGCAGATGGCCACCGCCCATTCCCCCACGGCAGAGAATGACAAAGAGGATTCCGGGGAGGATGATCCCGAGCCACCGCAGTGGAGGATGAGTGACATGGAGCGGGCGTGTTTGGAGTTTTGCATCGAGCTGATGAACCAGACATACCACGCCCAGGAGTACGAGAGTGTGCTGATATGCGCCATGGCCGTGTTGGGCCGGGGGGAGTTTGGATGGCGGGATCCCGAGAGTTATCCACCGATTTTGTCCCGGGTGATCAAGATTGCCCGGTTTATGATCGTCCAGAAGGCATTGTG CGCCGCGGCCATGGACGATATCGAGGCCGATTCCGCGTACGGCAGCGgggtggaggatgaaccCCCATCATCCCCACCGACATCGCCCATGCGAAATGGGGATCCCGCATCCCGGATCCCGTGGAGCCAGACCCCGTCCCGCAAGACATTCCAGGAGCAGGTGACGTGGATGGTCAGCCAGTTGATGGTCCGCGGCACCCATACCCCGATGGAGACATTGCAGGATTGGCGGACGTACGGGTTGCGCATCCATTACAACACCACGACCCCCGGGCATGTGACGTGGATGCATCCGGACCGATTGTTGTACAAACACATGCAGTTCACCATGGGCGATTTCCGGGGATTCGTGCATGGATTGACTGGGGTCACCCGGCAGATATTGTGCCAGGAGTTGATGTTTGGGAAGACGCCCGCCATCCCGTGGCATGCATTGTACGACGACCCCACGCAGGGCGCCGTGGGATGGAGCTTTTTGCGCGATCAGCGCACAGCATGGCCGGTGGAGGGCGCACAGTGGATCATGGAGCGGGTGCGGGCCGAGCCCGACGTGCAGGCGCATTTTATCCACCGGCGCCAGCCCACCCAGTTCCAGCCGCGGTTGGTGATGCAGTATTTGCAGCGGGTGGCCCGATTCAAGGAGAAATTGGCCGTGCTGGTGCATGTTGTGGGCGGGCAGCCGAGCCGGGCGCCCGAGTTGCTGAGCTTGCAGTATATTAACACGGAGACCAACCAGCGGCGCAATATATTTATTGAGGATGGGATGGTGACATTGGTATCCGCGTATCACAAGGGGTTTTACGCCAGCAATGATGTCAAGGTCATCAGTCGGTATGTGCCGCGGGAAGTCGGTGAGCTGATCATATGGTATTTGTGGTTGGTATTGCCGTTTGTGCAGCAATTAGAGGCGTGGCACCGTTGCCCGGCCGGTGAATCATCCGAGCCCCCGTCGGGACCAACCATCCCCCCAACCACATCACCGTCCAAGCCGCCACCGGCGTCCACGTCGCCGTACATTTGGGGCCCCGACCCCGGCACGCAGCGCGAGTGGAAATCCGAACGGTTCCGCGAGGTGTTGAAGCGCGAGACCAAGATGCGGTTGCAGTATGCCGTCAATATCCAGGCGTACCGCGAGATTGCGATTGGGATCAGCCGGCGGTGGATGCGGCCCAGCAGCGCGTTCCCCAGCAATgtgcaggaggagaaggccccCGAGGTGCCCCCCGAGTGCGACATGGACGAGGACCAGTGGATGGAGGCCATCGCGGACGAGCAGGCCACGCATTCCCCCCACACGGCCGGCATGATATACGCGCGGGACATCATGGAGCAGCCCGGGACCACGGCGCGGCGCCGGGCCATGTTCCGGTTGTCCAGCACGGATTGGCATCGGTTTTTAGGGTTTGCCGCGGACGGGGCCCCCGTCGAGGCCGCGGGCAAACGGAAGCGGTCCCCGTGGGAGGACGAGGCCGAGCAGGGCCGGGTGATGCGGCGGCACCGGTTGAACACCATGGATATGACGTCGGCATTGCAGCAGATGACCGGTCAGGCGGCCATCCAGTTCCGGGGGGTGCAGGCCCCGGCGTTGCGGGCCATCCAGGACGGCGAGAGCCCGGTGGTGGCGGTGATGCCCACCGGGGGCGGCAAGAGCATGTTGTTCATGTTGCCCACATTCGCGGAGCCCAGCGGGACCACGATTGTGGTGGTGCCGCTGATTTCATTACGCGGCGATATGATGCGACGATGCCAGGGATTGGGTATAGCATGTGTGTCATGGGAGAGCCGTCGGCCGCCCGATGACGCCACGATTGTGTTGGTCACGCCCGAGTCCGCCGTCACGGACGATTTCCACACGTTCATCAACCGATTGCAGCAGACGCGGCGGTTGGACCGCATCGTGATCGATGAATGCCATGTGGTGTTGCATGACCAGCGGGATTTCCGGCCGGAGTTGCGGCAGTTGGGGCGATTGAACCACGCGCGGACGCAGATGGTGTTGTTAACAGCCACGTTGCCCCCCACGTTGGAGCCGTCATTGTTGCAGCGGATGGAGTACCAGACCGATCAGGTCCGTGTGTTGCGGGATCGTACCGGCCGTCCCAACGTAGCATACCGT CGTGTCCCCGGTGGATTGATGTGGTTTACCCGCGCGCCCGTACTGGCATTTATCCGGGAGCGAATCCAGCGGGCGGGACGTGGTAAGGTGATTATTTATGCGAATGCTATTCGGCAGGTGAGGGAATTGGCCCAGATATTACAGTGCGAGGCGTATTACAGCCAGCAGATTGACAAGCCATCGATTTTACAACGATTCACGCAGGGTCAGACGCAGGTGATCACGGCCACAAGTGCGTTGGGGATGGGGGTCGATATTCCCGATATCCGATGTATTATCCATATTGGGATCCCGCGGACATTGTTGGATTACGCGCAGGAAAGCGGGCGGGCCGGACGGGACGGGCAGCCCAGCGAGGCGATTATCATTCAACCAGATGGGCCAGTGGAGGGGGACGAGCCGGTGCAGGATTACATGGACGTGGTTCCGGGGGTGGGATGCCGCCGATATGTATTAGATGGGTATTTGGATGGGCCCGTGGATGGGTACGAGCGACGATATTGCCGGGATGAGAACGCGGAGGAGATGCGGTGTAATGGATGCAATCCCAATTGGCAGTTACCATCCAGTTCAGGTTGTTCCGCTCATGCAGACTGTACAGACCATTCAGACCGTGCACACCGTGCACACCGTGCAGGCCATTCAGATAATCGTGGTCCCCGTGCAAATCCCCGTCCCAGTACCCCGGAGGATTCCCGTGATTCCCCCCGCAACGGATCGATTGTATCCCAGGCCCCGTTAGTTCCCATTGGCGaacggcagcggcagcgggTGCAGGCCCAACGGCAGGCGGCCCCCGATATACAGCAGCGGATACAGGATGCCGAGCAGTGGCTGGACGAGGAGCTGGTCGAGCAGGATACCCCCCAGTGGCGGCGGACATGTTATATTTGTACAATACAGGGCCATGGATGGAACGAGTATGATTTGTATTCATGTCGCAGTCTGGCCAGCCGGGCGGCGCGGGACTGGATGTTGTTTATACGATCCCTGAAGATCCAGTATCCGCCGTACAGCGCATGCTGGGGGTGTGGAATGCCGCAGAGTATGTGCCCCCGATGGAAAACACGGGATTGGACGAACTGCGAATATCGCGATGTGATAATTCCGATGGTGGCAGCAATGTTGTACGGGCCGTGGGCGTCCCGGGTACAGCCATTGTGGGCGCGCCGGTTGCAAGGATTTGGGGTCGACTGGCAGGATTTACCGCAGGTGAAACGGTTTTTTGGACAGGCCACAGCCGGGGCCAAGGGCCAGCACAGTCATTTATTTGCGTCGTTTTGCTGGTTGCGGCGGATATATATTGAGCTCGAGCAGTGCCAGCGGGATTAG
- a CDS encoding uncharacterized protein (predicted protein) → MDLFMYNETYCLWICTSCHYAVTPQHLDRHLRTHHRQHPSVKTAELRQAVLTEMLKKPWIEPRKEPSRFPSPDSPPIPHLPIYSGLRCPRCSYIGRSSNTLRNHLSHSHPDTRRPRGRDCHQKPDLAATAEYVSCQRFYIAGTASHFFAVMPASQTERIQKAAQMSKAEFIQSQINQAYEQDQQAQAIQQQSIPIEKHSSEVSPWMELTRWPEYLQGQNLVSVAPLGSMPDSEKEPLLAVFVQSVERLIHRAYQTIASHRINEFDQIQINTFFRRPGVWNRPIQIHLRPSTYRQYRQVWQRLICFAYRSSRPDQPIVLRHQLTTAQLAALDQMEEYGTRLLDQPADSRSEARYLTQTLEDQLDEACLALSIALLDHSLKGDLFESTVVGFLAILGINTDCSNFRDPNYYTTYLSALVKIAQMLVAERAVEMADHGEVGHPADALDEMRERFLLYGVRAPFGWITRLRTYGKKIQNTTTSLGYIYWSDDEQTLSYKELQLSMKGFRQFTATQVQLAQDELEQLFLLHPEEIREEMIPSLPLRELQDDPTNNQRGWNFLHDPRNQATLSQAMFTTHGRHRGAAERWLLDRVLTLDWLREEFLDVRQSDSQVIWQKPHVDHYLKQVEAFLQRLLLLIHITGGQPGRATELLSLRHSNTVHGRHRNIFIEHGLVSTVTTYHKGYSISNTTKIIHRYLPKPVSELVVYYLWLILPFCQALQRQAFQDTSIPSAFLWPSGEGCWDSSRLRMVLQREAKTHLQTKMNITSYRHAAIAISRVHLQCGGFKRDYGADDTTVDHQASHGSWVAGTVYARGLQEAPGHIEARRRQYRTISRKWHSFLGFETYLGPRKRSAENTDELPRKRQYIMLEMDRD, encoded by the coding sequence ATGGATCTCTTTATGTATAATGAAACGTATTGTCTCTGGATCTGTACCAGTTGTCATTATGCGGTCACCCCGCAGCATCTGGACCGGCATCTCCGTACCCATCATCGACAGCATCCATCGGTCAAGACCGCGGAGCTTCGCCAGGCAGTCCTGACTGAGATGCTTAAGAAGCCTTGGATTGAGCCCCGTAAAGAGCCTAGTCGATTTCCTTCACCAGACAGTCCCCCGATTCCCCATCTTCCTATCTATTCAGGATTACGCTGTCCTCGTTGCTCCTATATTGGTCGGTCGTCCAATACTCTCCGGAATCATCTCAGTCACAGCCATCCCGATACCCGGCGGCCACGGGGTCGGGATTGCCATCAAAAACCCGATCTTGCTGCTACTGCCGAGTATGTCAGCTGTCAGCGGTTCTATATCGCCGGGACGGCTAGCCATTTCTTTGCCGTTATGCCAGCAAGCCAGACAGAGCGAATTCAGAAGGCTGCTCAGATGAGCAAGGCTGAGTTTATCCAGAGTCAGATTAACCAGGCGTACGAGCAGGATCAGCAAGCCCAGGCTATCCAGCAACAGTCTATCCCGATCGAAAAGCATTCCAGCGAGGTCTCTCCGTGGATGGAATTAACCCGTTGGCCCGAGTACCTGCAGGGTCAGAATCTCGTCTCGGTGGCTCCGCTAGGGTCGATGCCGGACAGCGAGAAAGAACCCTTACTAGCTGTCTTTGTTCAAAGTGTGGAGCGGCTCATTCACCGGGCCTACCAGACTATCGCCAGCCACCGGATCAATGAGTTTGATCAAATCCAGATCAACACCTTCTTCCGCCGGCCGGGGGTGTGGAATCGGCCGATTCAGATCCACCTCCGTCCATCCACGTACCGGCAGTACCGCCAGGTGTGGCAGCGGCTGATCTGCTTTGCCTACCGCAGCAGCCGCCCCGATCAGCCGATTGTCCTCCGCCATCAGCTGACCACAGCGCAGCTGGCGGCCCTGGATCAGATGGAGGAGTATGGTACCCGGCTGCTTGATCAACCGGCCGATAGCCGGTCCGAGGCGCGGTATCTGACCCAGACCTTGGAGgatcagctggatgaggcCTGTCTGGCGCTCTCGATTGCTCTCCTCGATCATTCTCTGAAAGGAGATCTATTCGAAAGTACCGTGGTAGGGTTTCTGGCCATTCTCGGAATTAACACTGATTGCTCTAATTTCCGGGACCCAAACTACTATACCACCTATCTCTCCGCGCTGGTCAAGATCGCCCAGATGCTGGTGGCGGAGCGGGCGGTCGAGATGGCGGACCACGGCGAGGTCGGTCATCCAGCGGATGCCTTAGACGAGATGCGTGAGCGCTTCTTATTATATGGCGTGCGGGCACCGTTTGGATGGATTACCCGGCTGCGGACATATGGCAAAAAGATTCAgaacaccaccaccagtcTCGGCTATATCTACTGGAGTGACGACGAGCAGACCCTGAGCTACAAAGAGCTTCAGCTCAGTATGAAGGGATTCCGCCAGTTTACTGCCACGCAGGTTCAGCTGGCCCAGGACGAGCTGGAGCAGTtgtttctcctccatcccgAGGAGATCCGCGAGGAGATGATTCCGTCGCTGCCACTGCGGGAGCTTCAGGATGACCCGACTAATAATCAACGGGGGTGGAACTTCCTCCACGATCCACGGAACCAGGCCACTCTCTCCCAGGCTATGTTTACTACCCACGGCCGCCACCGCGGGGCGGCAGAGCGCTGGCTCTTAGATCGGGTCCTGACACTGGACTGGCTGCGGGAGGAATTCCTGGACGTACGGCAGTCGGACAGTCAGGTTATCTGGCAGAAGCCGCACGTGGATCACTATCTGAAGCAGGTTGAAGCTTTCCTCCAGCGGCTCCTGCTTCTGATACATATCACGGGGGGTCAACCTGGACGTGCCACCGAGCTGCTCAGCCTACGCCATAGTAATACGGTCCATGGCCGCCATCGCAATATCTTTATTGAACATGGACTGGTGAGCACCGTGACCACCTATCACAAGGGATACTCAATCAGCAATACTACCAAGATTATTCATCGATATCTCCCGAAGCCGGTCAGTGAGTTGGTGGTCTATTATCTTTGGTTAATCCTACCCTTCTGCCAAGCTCTCCAGCGGCAGGCTTTCCAGGATACCAGTATCCCATCGGCTTTTCTTTGGCCGTCCGGCGAGGGATGTTGGGATAGCAGTCGGCTTCGAATGGTACTACAACGCGAGGCGAAGACCCATCTTCAAACCAAGATGAATATTACATCCTATCGCCATGCCGCGATTGCGATCTCCCGGGTCCATCTGCAATGCGGGGGGTTCAAGCGTGACTACGGGGCGGATGATACGACGGTGGACCATCAGGCAAGCCATGGATCCTGGGTAGCTGGGACCGTCTACGCTCGGGGTCTGCAGGAGGCCCCAGGTCACATCGAGGCCCGGCGGCGGCAGTATCGTACGATTAGCCGGAAGTGGCACAGTTTCCTAGGATTTGAGACCTATCTCGGTCCACGGAAGCGATCTGCTGAGAATACAGATGAACTGCCTCGAAAGCGGCAATATATTATGCTAGAGATGGATCGTGATTGA